One genomic window of Hyperolius riggenbachi isolate aHypRig1 chromosome 7, aHypRig1.pri, whole genome shotgun sequence includes the following:
- the LOC137525424 gene encoding indolethylamine N-methyltransferase-like yields the protein MESESKTMYHQHDEFPSKEYLELFFSNKPDMAFADDSWKFPMANLHYIFSSGFSKGKILMDVTAGPIIHHLLSACNVFKEIILLKVNAKCNMETNKWLNSDAECFDWTHTLKHATKLEGKSDQIEDKITQVKSAISQVIPCDFEKENITDPAVLPLADCILSLGVMDTINKNEDDYMRNMEKLSKMLKPGGHLILVGALNTSYIIIGGERFHVFCYDESFVKKALNKLGFVIDYCAVQRRKNDSEIIDYKALMFVTACKTK from the exons ATGGAGTCTGAATCAAAAACAATGTACCACCAACATGATGAGTTTCCGAGTAAAGAATaccttgagttatttttctcgaaCAAGCCAGACATGGCGTTTGCAGATGATTCGTGGAAATTCCCTATGGCCAATTTGCATTACATCTTCAGCTCTG gtttttcaaagggaaaaattTTGATGGATGTCACTGCTGGTCCCATCATTCATCATCTCTTATCAGCTTGTAATGTCTTCAAGGAAATAATATTACTGAAGGTCAATGCGAAATGTAACATGGAAACAAACAAATGGCTAAATTCTGATGCTGAATGTTTTGATTGGACTCACACCTTAAAGCATGCCACCAAGTTGGAAGGAAAGAG TGACCAAATTGAGGACAAGATTACACAGGTAAAGTCAGCCATCAGTCAAGTTATACCATGTGACTTTGAAAAGGAAAATATAACCGATCCGGCCGTGCTTCCACTTGCCGACTGCATCCTCAGTTTGGGGGTAATGGATACCATCAACAAAAATGAAGATGATTATATGAGGAACATGGAAAAGCTCTCAAAGATGTTGAAACCCGGAGGCCACCTGATACTAGTCGGGGCATTAAACACATCTTACATtataattggaggagaaagatttCATGTTTTTTGCTATGATGAAAGCTTTGTGAAAAAAGCCCTTAACAAGTTGGGCTTTGTTATTGATTACTGTGCAGTGCAGAGGAGGAAGAATGATAGTGAAATTATTGATTACAAAGCTCTTATGTTTGTCACAGCTTGCAAGACCAAGTAG